The genomic window GGTTGGCCGGGATCGGGCCACCCTTGACCACCGCGCGGATCGCCGCGGCCACCGCCGGGGTGACCCGCGGGTCGAAGACGCTCGGGACGATCACCGTGGGGTTGAGCTTGTCCTCGCCCACCACGTCGGCGATGGCGCGGGCCGCGGCGAGCGCCATCTCCTCGGTGAACTCCTCGGCGGCGGCGTCCAGCATGCCGCGGAAGACGCCGGGGAAGGCCAGCACGTTGTTGATCTGGTTGGGCTGGTCGGAGCGGCCGGTCGCGACGATCGCGGCGTGCTTGCGGGCCTCCCTCGGGTCGACCTCCGGGTCCGGGTTGGCCATCGCGAAGACGATCGACTTCTCGGCCATCCTGGCGATGTCGTCGCCGGTCAGCAGGTTCGGGGCGGAGACGCCGATGAAGACGTCCGCACCGGCGATCGCGCCGGGCAGGTCACCGGAGTAGTTCTCCTTGTTGGTGTGGTCGGCCAGCCACTGCATCGACTCGTTCAGGTCGGGCATGCCACGGTGCAGGGCGCCCTTCCGGTCGTAGGCGATGATGTCGCCCACACCCTGCCGCATCAGCAGCTTCATGATCGCGGTGCCGGCCGCGCCCGCGCCGGAGACCACCACCTTGACGTCCTGCATCTGCTTGCCGACCACCCGCAGCGCGTTGGTCAGCGCGGCCAGCACGCAGATCGCGGTGCCGTGCTGGTCGTCGTGGAAGACCGGGATGTCCAGCAGTTCCTTCAGCCGGGCCTCGATCTCGAAGCACCGCGGGGCGGCGATGTCCTCCAGGTTGATGCCGCCGTAGGCCGGCGCGATCGCCTTCACGATCGCCACGATCTCGTCGGTGTCCTGGGTGTCCAGCACCACCGGCCAGGCGTCCACGCCGCCGAACCGTTTGAACAGGGCGGCCTTGCCCTCCATCACCGGCATCGCGGCGGCCGGGCCGATGTTGCCCAGGCCCAGCACGGCCGAGCCGTCGCTGACCACGGCCACGGTGTTGCGCTTGATGGTGAGGCGCCGGGCGTCCGCCGGGTTCTCGGCGATCGCCATGCAGACCCGGGCCACACCCGGGGTGTACGCCCGGGACAGCTCGTCCCGGTTGCGCAGCGCGACCTTCGAACTGACCTCGATCTTGCCGCCCAGGTGCAGCAGGAACGTCCGGTCGGAGACCTTGCGGACATCCACCCCGTCCTGTTCCTCGAGCTGCTTGACGACCTGGTCGGCGTGCGCGGCGTCAGCGGTGTCACAGGTGAGGTCGACCAGCACTCTGGTGGGGTCGGAGTCCACCACGTCCAGCGCCGTCACGATCGCTCCGGCCTCACCCACACAGGTGGTGAGCCGACCGATGGACGAGGCGTCCGCGGTTACGGCGATTCGGATCGTGATCGAGAATCCTGCGCTCGGCAGGCGGGTGGTCACCACGGTGGTCCCTCCGACGTTGGTGGGGTGAGTACTCCGCATTGTCGCCTGTCCGGAAATGCGGGGCCCGGGCCGGTGGTTACTGAAGGGTCACCATCACGCGGCGCGCATATGTGGATGCGCCTCCGAGCGGGACGTGCCACGATCGAAGGCGGAGGAGGTCACTTTTGCGAAACACTTACCAGACACCCGTCCTTGACGAGCTGGATCCCACCACCGGGGACCTGGAGCTCGAGGAGCGGCACTCGCTCAGGCGGGTGGCCGGTCTTTCCACCGAGCTGACCGACGTCACCGAGGTCGAGTACCGACAGCTGCGACTCGAACGTGTCGTCCTGGTCGGCGTCTGGACCGAGGGCAGCGTGGAGGACGCCGACAACTCGCTCGCCGAGCTCGCCGCCCTCGCCGAGACCGCCGGTTCCCAGGTGCTCGAGGGCCTGATCCAGAGACGAAAACAACCCGACGCCGCCACCTTCATCGGCCGCGGCAAGGTCGACGAGGTGCGCGACGTGGTCATCATGACCGGCGCGGACACGGTGATCTGTGACGGCGAGCTCTCTCCGTCGCAGCTCCGCAAGCTGGAGGAGCAGGTCAAGGTCAAGGTGGTCGACCGGACCGCGCTGATCCTCGACATCTTCGCCCAGCACGCCAAGAGCCGTGAGGGCAAGGCCCAGGTCGAGCTGGCCCAGCTCCAGTACATGTTGCCCCGGCTGCGCGGCTGGGGTGAGTCGCTGTCCCGTCAGGGTGGTGGCGCCGGTGGTTCGGGCGGCGGCGGTGTCGGCACCCGTGGTCCCGGTGAGACCAAGCTGGAGACCGACAAGCGCCGGATCAACATCCGGATCGCGAAACTGCGTCGCGAGATCAAGGCCATGAAGACGGCACGGGAGACCAAACGGTCCCGCCGGGCCGCCAGCGGCATCCCCGCCGTGGCCATCGCCGGTTACACCAACGCCGGCAAGTCCAGTCTGCTGAACCGGCTGACCCAGGCCGGCGTGCTGGTGGAGGACGCACTGTTCGCCACCCTCGACCCGACCACCCGGCGCACCGCCGCGGAGGACGGGCGGGTCTTCACGCTCTCTGACACGGTCGGTTTCGTCCGGCACCTGCCGCACCACATCGTCGAGGCGTTCCGCTCGACGCTGGAGGAGGTGTCGCACGCCGATCTGCTGGTGCACGTGGTCGACGGCGCGCACCCGGACCCGGAGGGGCAGGTCACCGCGGTCCGCGAGGTCCTCAGCGAGGTGGGAGCGGACCAGCTCCCCGAACTGCTGGTGATCAACAAGCTGGACGCGGCCGACGAGGAGACGGTGCTCCGCCTGA from Actinoplanes derwentensis includes these protein-coding regions:
- a CDS encoding NAD-dependent malic enzyme — its product is MRSTHPTNVGGTTVVTTRLPSAGFSITIRIAVTADASSIGRLTTCVGEAGAIVTALDVVDSDPTRVLVDLTCDTADAAHADQVVKQLEEQDGVDVRKVSDRTFLLHLGGKIEVSSKVALRNRDELSRAYTPGVARVCMAIAENPADARRLTIKRNTVAVVSDGSAVLGLGNIGPAAAMPVMEGKAALFKRFGGVDAWPVVLDTQDTDEIVAIVKAIAPAYGGINLEDIAAPRCFEIEARLKELLDIPVFHDDQHGTAICVLAALTNALRVVGKQMQDVKVVVSGAGAAGTAIMKLLMRQGVGDIIAYDRKGALHRGMPDLNESMQWLADHTNKENYSGDLPGAIAGADVFIGVSAPNLLTGDDIARMAEKSIVFAMANPDPEVDPREARKHAAIVATGRSDQPNQINNVLAFPGVFRGMLDAAAEEFTEEMALAAARAIADVVGEDKLNPTVIVPSVFDPRVTPAVAAAIRAVVKGGPIPANPAALPESELDKAPETTF
- the hflX gene encoding GTPase HflX, which encodes MRNTYQTPVLDELDPTTGDLELEERHSLRRVAGLSTELTDVTEVEYRQLRLERVVLVGVWTEGSVEDADNSLAELAALAETAGSQVLEGLIQRRKQPDAATFIGRGKVDEVRDVVIMTGADTVICDGELSPSQLRKLEEQVKVKVVDRTALILDIFAQHAKSREGKAQVELAQLQYMLPRLRGWGESLSRQGGGAGGSGGGGVGTRGPGETKLETDKRRINIRIAKLRREIKAMKTARETKRSRRAASGIPAVAIAGYTNAGKSSLLNRLTQAGVLVEDALFATLDPTTRRTAAEDGRVFTLSDTVGFVRHLPHHIVEAFRSTLEEVSHADLLVHVVDGAHPDPEGQVTAVREVLSEVGADQLPELLVINKLDAADEETVLRLKRAWPDAIFVSARSGAGIPELHQAIADRLPRPAVELRVLIPYDRGDLVARVHRSGQVLQSRHLDDGTELLARVDEELAADLSVHRC